In a genomic window of Cerasicoccus sp. TK19100:
- a CDS encoding argininosuccinate synthase, whose translation MKIALAYSGGLDTSVLVRWLKNHYDAEIVTYAADVGQEEELDGLEEKAKATGASAHYTLDLVDEFASDFIYPMMRANAIYESQYYLGTSIARPLIAKAQIEIAQKEGCDAVAHGATGKGNDQVRFELTFAALAPELKIISPWRMDVFRKAFPGRKEMIEWCRENNVNVEASASKPYSMDRNLLHISYEAGILEDTWFDPTTPDNKSMYKLTVDPEDAPDEPEYVELTYERGDCIAVNGEELTPAGVLKKLNKLAGKHGIGRVDIVENRFVGMKSRGVYETPGGTILMHGHRQVETITMDRDLMHLRDSLVPKYAELVYNGFWYAPEREALQAFFDDSQKHVSGVARLKLYKGSITTVGRKSELSLYDEHIASMEGVASDYNPDDASGFIRLQGLRLRARAIKQLSKLKV comes from the coding sequence ATGAAAATCGCTCTCGCATATTCAGGAGGTCTCGACACGTCAGTGCTTGTTCGCTGGCTCAAGAATCATTACGACGCAGAAATCGTCACCTACGCCGCCGACGTCGGCCAGGAAGAGGAGCTCGACGGCTTGGAGGAAAAGGCCAAGGCTACCGGCGCTTCCGCGCACTACACGCTGGACTTGGTGGACGAGTTCGCGAGCGACTTCATCTACCCGATGATGCGCGCCAACGCCATTTACGAGAGCCAGTATTACCTCGGCACCTCGATTGCCCGCCCGCTTATCGCCAAGGCGCAGATCGAAATCGCGCAAAAAGAGGGTTGCGACGCCGTTGCCCACGGCGCGACGGGTAAGGGCAATGACCAGGTCCGCTTCGAGCTGACCTTTGCTGCGCTCGCCCCCGAGCTGAAGATCATTTCCCCTTGGCGCATGGACGTGTTCCGCAAGGCTTTCCCGGGTCGCAAGGAGATGATCGAGTGGTGCCGCGAAAACAATGTCAACGTTGAGGCCAGCGCATCGAAGCCGTATTCGATGGACCGCAACCTCCTGCACATTTCCTACGAAGCCGGCATTCTGGAAGACACCTGGTTCGACCCGACCACGCCGGACAACAAGTCGATGTACAAACTGACCGTCGACCCGGAAGATGCTCCCGATGAACCTGAGTATGTCGAGCTCACCTACGAGCGCGGCGACTGCATCGCGGTCAACGGCGAGGAGCTAACCCCGGCCGGCGTCCTCAAGAAGCTGAACAAGCTCGCGGGCAAGCACGGCATCGGCCGCGTGGATATTGTGGAAAACCGTTTTGTCGGCATGAAGAGCCGTGGCGTCTATGAGACCCCGGGTGGCACGATCCTGATGCACGGCCACCGCCAGGTGGAGACCATCACCATGGACCGCGACCTCATGCACCTGCGCGATAGCCTCGTGCCGAAGTATGCCGAGCTCGTTTACAACGGCTTCTGGTATGCGCCCGAGCGTGAAGCGCTGCAGGCCTTCTTTGACGACAGCCAGAAGCACGTCTCCGGCGTGGCTCGCCTCAAGCTTTACAAGGGCAGCATTACTACCGTAGGCCGTAAGAGCGAGCTGTCCCTTTACGACGAGCACATCGCTTCGATGGAAGGCGTGGCCAGCGACTACAATCCGGACGACGCCAGTGGCTTCATCCGCTTGCAGGGTCTGCGCCTGCGCGCCCGCGCCATCAAGCAGCTCAGCAAGCTGAAGGTCTAG